The following proteins are co-located in the Chloroflexota bacterium genome:
- a CDS encoding BatA and WFA domain-containing protein: MTFQQPAALWLLGLIPLVILLHLLRAAANRQLVSSAFLWRELGRDPEVSRRLRPPKLTLLLLLQLLAIVAAAFALSSPRLTAPPGRHLVLVLDASGSMLATDEQPSRFDAALGRARTLLATMSPTDVATVVRAGPRPRTVVSAAESGVALTALGDLRGGGGASAMREALFVASDQARRTPERASEIVVYTDGSFVDPGDLSALGVATRFEMLGRETANRAVTSLSVARQPGGPGTQSAVARLANYADLPTRVGLSLFVDDVVTDRRDVDLSARGQTVAAFDVPAGARRVAVKLAGGDALPADDFAEVSVDIGFVRRVLLVTRRPEALERALKAIPDLKVETVTPERYDGSGAEIVVLDGVVPPTLPSGQLIVVNPPAGQQLLPLKPEIQGVQFSDFDPRHPLLQAVDLASVRLAKATPFVTPPWARVVAEAPAGPLILEGREAGRSVIALGFEPAGSGIDRMIAFPLLVANAVSYLGGGDLSPSLPPGRSVSLPVAPGITEVTLESPSGQQTRLKPEQGSVRLDEIELPGRYTIRETGLGAGEPRIFAVNMADDAESSITPRARQAAPAPPRPGDGTTTTPLEIWPYLVMGALLLLVLEWWRFGRRG; encoded by the coding sequence ATGACGTTTCAGCAGCCAGCCGCGCTCTGGCTTCTCGGCCTGATCCCGCTGGTGATTTTGCTGCACCTGCTGCGGGCGGCTGCCAACCGGCAGCTGGTCTCCAGCGCATTCCTCTGGCGCGAGCTTGGCCGTGACCCGGAGGTCTCGCGCCGGCTGCGCCCTCCGAAGCTGACGCTGCTCCTCCTGCTGCAACTGCTTGCCATTGTGGCGGCGGCGTTTGCGCTCTCATCACCCCGCCTGACCGCGCCGCCCGGACGCCATCTCGTGCTGGTGCTCGACGCGTCTGGCAGCATGCTGGCGACCGACGAGCAGCCGTCGCGCTTCGATGCCGCGTTGGGGCGGGCCCGCACGCTGCTCGCCACGATGTCCCCGACCGACGTGGCAACCGTTGTGCGAGCAGGGCCGCGCCCCCGGACGGTGGTGAGCGCTGCCGAGAGCGGGGTGGCCCTGACAGCCCTCGGAGATCTGCGGGGTGGGGGCGGCGCCTCGGCCATGCGCGAGGCGCTGTTTGTAGCCTCGGATCAGGCGCGCCGCACACCCGAGCGGGCGTCCGAGATCGTGGTCTACACGGACGGCTCGTTTGTGGACCCCGGCGACCTCTCGGCGCTCGGCGTCGCGACGCGGTTCGAGATGCTGGGCCGCGAGACGGCGAACCGTGCTGTCACCAGCCTGAGCGTCGCGCGGCAGCCGGGCGGTCCGGGCACCCAGAGTGCCGTCGCGCGTCTCGCCAACTACGCCGACCTGCCGACGCGCGTCGGCCTGAGCCTGTTCGTGGACGACGTGGTCACCGACCGCCGTGATGTCGATCTCTCGGCGCGCGGGCAGACTGTCGCGGCCTTCGACGTGCCGGCTGGCGCCCGCCGCGTGGCCGTGAAGCTGGCTGGCGGCGACGCGCTCCCCGCCGACGACTTCGCCGAGGTGAGCGTCGATATCGGGTTCGTGCGACGGGTGCTGCTGGTGACCCGCCGACCTGAAGCCCTGGAGCGCGCTCTCAAGGCGATTCCTGACCTCAAAGTGGAGACCGTCACCCCGGAGCGCTACGACGGCTCTGGGGCCGAGATCGTGGTGCTCGACGGGGTTGTGCCGCCGACCCTCCCGAGCGGACAGTTGATCGTCGTGAACCCGCCGGCCGGCCAGCAGTTGCTGCCACTCAAGCCCGAGATTCAGGGCGTCCAGTTCTCCGACTTCGACCCACGCCATCCGCTCTTGCAGGCGGTCGATCTGGCCTCGGTGCGGCTGGCGAAGGCGACCCCGTTCGTCACGCCACCGTGGGCGCGGGTGGTGGCCGAGGCCCCGGCCGGCCCGCTGATTCTCGAAGGGCGCGAGGCTGGCCGTTCGGTGATCGCGCTCGGGTTCGAGCCGGCTGGCTCGGGCATCGACCGGATGATCGCGTTCCCGCTGCTGGTCGCCAACGCCGTCTCGTACCTGGGCGGCGGCGACCTCTCGCCCTCGCTGCCGCCGGGCCGAAGCGTCAGCCTGCCGGTGGCCCCCGGTATCACCGAGGTGACGCTCGAGTCTCCGAGCGGCCAGCAAACACGGCTCAAGCCGGAGCAGGGCTCGGTGCGGCTCGACGAGATCGAGCTGCCGGGCCGCTACACGATCCGCGAGACCGGCCTGGGGGCTGGCGAGCCGCGCATCTTCGCCGTCAACATGGCTGACGACGCCGAATCGTCCATCACGCCACGCGCCCGGCAGGCGGCGCCCGCGCCGCCTCGGCCCGGTGACGGCACGACCACGACCCCGCTGGAGATCTGGCCGTACCTGGTGATGGGGGCGCTCTTGCTGCTGGTGCTGGAGTGGTGGCGCTTCGGACGGCGGGGCTAG